The genomic DNA AGATTCCGAACCTCATCGGCGACCACGGCGAATCCGGCCCCGGCCTCTCCGGCCCGGGCCGCCTCCACAGCGGCATTGAGGGCCAGCAGGTTGGTTTGAAAAGCGATCTCATCGATGGTCTTGATGATCTTGCCGGTCTCCTCGCTGGCGGAAGTAATATCCTGCATGGATTGGGTCAACTCTTTCATGGCCTGATTGGCCTCATCCACCACCCTGGTGGTATCCTGCATCAGGGTATTGGCCTGGGTGGCATTTTCGGCATTCTGCCTGGTCATGGAGGTCATCTCTTCTATGGAAGAAGAGGTCTCTTCCAATCCGGCGGCCTGCTCCGAAGCCCCTTCGGCTAAAGATTGACTGGCCGAGGATACCTGAAATGAGGCCGAGGCCACCTGATCGGCCCCTTCCCTGAGACCATCCACCACCTTTTTCAAAGACCTGGAGATGGATAAGGAGATGGACGTTCCAAAGGCTATAGCCGCTCCCACCCCTCCGAGAATCAGGACAATCAGGATGATTTTGGCTCTGGTAGACGATTTGTCAAAGGCCGCATCGGCCTCCTTGGCCACCCGCATGTTCAATTCAATCAGTTCATTCAGACTTTTTTCTACCTCTTTGAAGGCCTCCCGGGCTTTACCGTAGGTCACCATATAGGCGCTATTGCGTGAAGCATCATCCCCTTTTTTAGTCAACTCAATAACCTCCTGGTGGACCTTCTTCCAGGTTTCCCATTTGGGGACAAAGTCCTTCCATATCCGGGCCTCTTCTTCGGTCTGGGGAAGGGGCTCATAAATCTTCCAGCCTTTATCCGCCTTCTTCCAGGCCTCATCCAACTGGGTCAATTGACGTTTAATGATACCAGGATCTTTTTCATAGACCAGGATTCTCTCCATACTACGGATGTCCGTCCGGGCCTGATTCATGATCTCCAAACCGTAAACACTGGGCAGACGAACAACGGATACCTCGTCTTGGGCAATCTGGGCCTCTCTCATTCCCCAGAAACCCGTTACCCCAATGACGGCGGCAATAGCAGCCACGATTAAGAAACTCCCGATTAATTTGACGCTCAATTTCATGTTCTTCATGGTTTTCCCTCCAAAAATATTCCATCAGTCGATTTTGCTTTTCTTTAGGGAAAGATTACAAAAAACATGCCATTAACGATTGTTTATTTTTTATCTGTTAATTCAACAGGATATTAATTTATGACCCGCAACAACCCAGGGTAAGGTCCTGAATTCGTCTAATTCAACAAGAGAAAGTCTTATGGGATGTGAGAAAGTCTTATGAGACAAGACAGGGGAAGGTATCTATTGCAGTGGCGGGCTTTATGCCCGCCCGATAACCGGGAGGGGATAAACCCTCCCCTACGACTTTTGAAGTGATGTCTGGATACTGGATCAAGTATCTTCCGGCCAGAGAGCGTGAAGGCAAAAGAAGTCAGGCCTTGAAAGACAGGCCGTATTTCTTAACCAAGCCATATAAACGGGCCCGGGAAAGACCGCAGATCGGGCAGGCCTTGGTGATATCCCCTCCGGTGGTAGAAAGCAGCTCCTGCAAGTATTGTTTTTCCGCCCGGTTAACGGCTTCCTCCCGAACGGTTTGGAGTGGCGGCAGGATCGTGGAATGAGAATTTTTTCCCTTAGGAATTTCTCCTTCTAATGTTGTCTTGTCTTTCACCGCCGATTGCAGGATCCGGATACGAAAACTATCCGGCAGGTGCTTGGGATAAAGGATCGGATCACGATGGGCGGCCGTAAAAGCCCCTTCCAGGGCATGAAATAATTCCCGGACATTTCCCGGCCAGTCATGAAAGGCCAAAGACTCAAAAAAATCAGCCGAAAAACCCTTTATCTCCGTCCCATATCGACGGCAAAGATCGGTGATATAATACATGGTCAGCTCCGGAATATCTTTAGAGCGGTCCTTCAGGGGAGGCAGTTCAAGGGTAAAGGACTGGAGGCGAAAAAGGAGATCCTTCCGGAAAAAATCCTTTTCGATCATCTTAGTTAAATCCCGGTTGGTCGCCGCCACCAATCGAAAATCGCTTTGGATTTCTTTTTCACTGCGTAAAGGTCGAAAACGGTGATCCTGCAATACCCGGAGAAAGACCTTTTGCATGGAAAGGGGTAATTCACCGACCTCATCCAGAAAGAGCGTTCCGCCATCGGCCTGTCTGACCAAACCATCGAAGGCTTTATCGGCCCCGGTAAAGGCCCCTTTTTCATAACCGAAAAGGGTGCTTTCCACCAGGTTTTCCGGAATGGCGGCGCAGTCGACGACCACAAAATTCTTGGCTGCCCGGGGGCTGTTATTATGGATTGCCCAGGCGAAGAGCTCTTTGCCGGTACCGGTTTCCCCGGTTATGAGTACATTAATGTCACTGCCGGCCACCTGGGCCACCTGATCCAGGCAATTCAAGATCGGCGGACTATTACCGATAATGCCTTGCCGCTTTAAAGCCCTGATGGGTTTGGGGGCTTGCTTGGCCTCCCGGTATTCCAGTGCCCGAATAAAGGTCAAAGTCATTCCATCAAGGGTCGATGGTTTTTGAATATAATCCCAGGCCCCGTTCTTAATGGCCAAGGCCGCCCCGGAGACATCCCCCGAGCCGGTGATAATAATCACCTCGGGAAAAGATTTACTGGAGCGCAAGGCCGGCAAGGCCTCAAGGCCGTTGCCATCCGGTAAAAAAACATCGAGAAATATGATATCATAGTCTGAAGAAGCGGCGGCCTTAAGCCCGTCCGTAAGGGAAAAGGCGCAGTGCGCATCATGGCCTATTTTTCTGACCATATCGGCCAATACCTGGCACATCATTTGATCATCGTCAATAATCAGAACCTTAGCCATCTCTCCCATCCAGGGCCCTTCGAATGGCCACGGCGATTTCTCCCAGGAGAACCGGTTTCATTAAAAAGCTTCGAATCCCCATGGCATCGGCCTCTTCCGGCGTAACGGTTTCACTGAATCCGCTGCAAAGGATAATCGGGAAATCAGGACGGAAGGATAAAATCTCCCGGGCCAATTCCGTACCGCTCATTTTCGGCATGGTCTGGTCGGTAATAAGCAAATCGAACTGCCCGGCTCGGGTCCGAAAGACCTGCAGGGCATCGATACTGCTGACCAGGCCGGACACTTGATAGCCCAAACGTTTCAGGATTTTAACCCAGGTTTCCACCAATCCCGCTTCATCGTCAACAAAAAGGATCCGCTCATGGCCCAGGGGTAAAGGGGCCTTGACCGCCTCGCTTAGATCTGTCGCCATCTCCATCTTGGGGAGGTAGACCTTAAAGGTGCTCCCTTTATCCGGTTCACTATAAACCGTGATCTGCCCCCCATGACTCCTGACAATCCCATGGACTACCGAAAGCCCCATGCCGGTGCCCTGTCCGGGTTTTTTGGTGGTAAAAAAGGGGTCAAAGATCCTACTCAATATGGCCGGCTCCATGCCCCCGCCTGTATCCCTGACGCTTATCCTCAAAAAAGGGCCTGGATTCAATTCTTGAAAAAACGGCTTGTCTCCATCCTCAAGATGGACCTCATCCAGACTGACCTCTATAACCCCTTTCCGGTCTTGAATGGCTTGGGAGGCATTGGTACACAAATTCATCATCACCTGATGTAAATGGGTCGAATCCATCAGGATCAGGTCTTCCGAGACACTCAGCTTTTGTTGAATCTCTATACTCTTCGGCAAGGAAGCCCGAAGCAATTTAAGGACCTCTTTGACCACCGGCAGAACATGGATAGGTCCCTTTTCCTGCTCCCCCTGGCGGCTGAAGGCCAGGATTTGTTTGACCAGGTCCCTGGCCCGGTCGCTGGCCTTAAGCACTTGATCCAGGTTGTATCGCGTGGGTGATTCCGGGGGAAGATCATACAGGGCTAACTGGGTAAAGCCCATAATAGCCCCTAAAATGTTGTTAAAATCATGGGCAATCCCGCCGGCCAGGGTCCCGATGGCCTCCATTTTTTGAGATTGTTGCAGATGGGCCTGCATCTTGTGCCATTCCGTCATATCCCGGATAACCCCGAAGGTCCCGATCATTTTATCATCAGTCTTTTCAATAACATGCCGCAGTTCACAATAGACCTCACTCCCATCGACTTTCTTACCGGTGAATTCAACCGTACCGAATCCTTCCTCTTCGATCGCTTTTTGCATTTGTCCTGCAATCCGCTCTCGCTCGGATTCTTTTAATAATACCTGAAAATGGCGGCCCATCAAGGCTTCCGGCTTCAGGCCAAAGACCTTTTCGGTTTGAGGCGAAATCTTTTTAATAAATCCGAAGGCATCGGTCTCATAGATAATGTCGAAAGTCTGTTGTAGTAATTTACTTTGCCTCTCCTCACTCCGGCGCAAGGCCTCTTCGGCCGATTTCCTGTCCGTCACATCTTCCAAAAAAGCCTGCATTCCAGTCAATCGCTCTTGACCTTCACCATCCTTCTCATAAATGGACTCAGGTGTGATTCGAACCCAGATTATTTTGCCGGAAGCATGGAACATTCTGACTTCGTAGGGATCTGAAATAGCCTGGCCGGAGAGCCTTTTCTGAATCCTGTCCAGGATGACAGGCAGATCTTCCGGATAGACTATAGATTGGAAATTTTTGCCTACCTGCTCAGCCAGTCTGTACCCGGTGATGGCATCCACCTTCCGGTTCCCATAGGTAAAGTCCCCCTTTAAATCGACCGCAAACATACCGATAGGCGCATCATCGATAAACCGCCGGTACTTTTCTTCACTGAAGCGCAGCGCCTCTTCCGCCTTCCGGAGCTCTATGATTTCTTCCTTTTCTTTCATGGCCCGTAAAACGGCCGGTCCCAGGCGCGAAAGGTGGTCTTTGAGCACATAATCCGTGGCCCCGCTTTTCAGGGCTTCAATGGCGATCTCTTCCCCCAGGGTGCCGGTGACAAACAGGAAAGGTACCTCGGGACAACGCTCCCGGGCCAGTTCCAGGGCCGAAAAACCGTCAAAGGCCGGAAGGGAATAGTCCGCCAGAATAATATCAAATCCTCCCTGTTCAATGGCTTCCAGAAAAGCCCTCCGGGTTTCAACGCAGACCATCTCACAGCCAACCCCTTCTCTTTCGAGCGTTTTCCTGTTCAGTTCGGCATCATTCGGGTTGTCCTCAAGATTCAGGATGCGCAGTTTTCCTTTCATCGCTTCTCCTATACCCTCAAGGTTCTGGGCGGCGGCTCGTTGATCATCACCCAAAATAATCCCAATTCCCTGGCCGTTATCGATAAATTCATGAAACGGTATTGGCGATATTATACTCCGCCAGGGCTTCAA from Deltaproteobacteria bacterium includes the following:
- a CDS encoding sigma-54-dependent Fis family transcriptional regulator: MAKVLIIDDDQMMCQVLADMVRKIGHDAHCAFSLTDGLKAAASSDYDIIFLDVFLPDGNGLEALPALRSSKSFPEVIIITGSGDVSGAALAIKNGAWDYIQKPSTLDGMTLTFIRALEYREAKQAPKPIRALKRQGIIGNSPPILNCLDQVAQVAGSDINVLITGETGTGKELFAWAIHNNSPRAAKNFVVVDCAAIPENLVESTLFGYEKGAFTGADKAFDGLVRQADGGTLFLDEVGELPLSMQKVFLRVLQDHRFRPLRSEKEIQSDFRLVAATNRDLTKMIEKDFFRKDLLFRLQSFTLELPPLKDRSKDIPELTMYYITDLCRRYGTEIKGFSADFFESLAFHDWPGNVRELFHALEGAFTAAHRDPILYPKHLPDSFRIRILQSAVKDKTTLEGEIPKGKNSHSTILPPLQTVREEAVNRAEKQYLQELLSTTGGDITKACPICGLSRARLYGLVKKYGLSFKA
- a CDS encoding MCP four helix bundle domain-containing protein translates to MKNMKLSVKLIGSFLIVAAIAAVIGVTGFWGMREAQIAQDEVSVVRLPSVYGLEIMNQARTDIRSMERILVYEKDPGIIKRQLTQLDEAWKKADKGWKIYEPLPQTEEEARIWKDFVPKWETWKKVHQEVIELTKKGDDASRNSAYMVTYGKAREAFKEVEKSLNELIELNMRVAKEADAAFDKSSTRAKIILIVLILGGVGAAIAFGTSISLSISRSLKKVVDGLREGADQVASASFQVSSASQSLAEGASEQAAGLEETSSSIEEMTSMTRQNAENATQANTLMQDTTRVVDEANQAMKELTQSMQDITSASEETGKIIKTIDEIAFQTNLLALNAAVEAARAGEAGAGFAVVADEVRNLAMRAAEAAKNTSNLIEGTVKKIKNGSDIVSRTNEAFVKVAGGSKKVSELVGEIAAASNEQAQGTEQINKAVGEMDRVVQQNAANAEESASASEEMNGQAEQMKKFVEALVTIIGGHTNGHDSISLEQKREKIIGRANAHQIRTGLQKALPRPDRKGNGKGLLSGKTREINPEQIIPLEEGDFKEF
- a CDS encoding PAS domain S-box protein, translated to MKGKLRILNLEDNPNDAELNRKTLEREGVGCEMVCVETRRAFLEAIEQGGFDIILADYSLPAFDGFSALELARERCPEVPFLFVTGTLGEEIAIEALKSGATDYVLKDHLSRLGPAVLRAMKEKEEIIELRKAEEALRFSEEKYRRFIDDAPIGMFAVDLKGDFTYGNRKVDAITGYRLAEQVGKNFQSIVYPEDLPVILDRIQKRLSGQAISDPYEVRMFHASGKIIWVRITPESIYEKDGEGQERLTGMQAFLEDVTDRKSAEEALRRSEERQSKLLQQTFDIIYETDAFGFIKKISPQTEKVFGLKPEALMGRHFQVLLKESERERIAGQMQKAIEEEGFGTVEFTGKKVDGSEVYCELRHVIEKTDDKMIGTFGVIRDMTEWHKMQAHLQQSQKMEAIGTLAGGIAHDFNNILGAIMGFTQLALYDLPPESPTRYNLDQVLKASDRARDLVKQILAFSRQGEQEKGPIHVLPVVKEVLKLLRASLPKSIEIQQKLSVSEDLILMDSTHLHQVMMNLCTNASQAIQDRKGVIEVSLDEVHLEDGDKPFFQELNPGPFLRISVRDTGGGMEPAILSRIFDPFFTTKKPGQGTGMGLSVVHGIVRSHGGQITVYSEPDKGSTFKVYLPKMEMATDLSEAVKAPLPLGHERILFVDDEAGLVETWVKILKRLGYQVSGLVSSIDALQVFRTRAGQFDLLITDQTMPKMSGTELAREILSFRPDFPIILCSGFSETVTPEEADAMGIRSFLMKPVLLGEIAVAIRRALDGRDG